A region of the bacterium genome:
AGACCCGCACCTTGGCCAGATCGTCGTCGGTGAAGACCCGGTCCAGGGCGTGGATGAGGAACACGCCCAGCAGGGTCTCCCCGTCCATTATCGGCTCGCCCAGGACACTCTCGCGGTGCTCCTCGGAGTCGTCGGTGTCCTCGATGTGCACCACGGGGCGGTCCGGGTCGCAGAAGTTGGAGTAGGAACCGCGCCTGAGCTGGGCCACCTTGCCGCACAGCCCCACCCCCAGGGGGACCCGGAACGCCATCAACTCGTCCCGCGAGGTGGGGGCGTTCGTGTAGATGGGCGTGAGCACGCCCGGCGGCGCGCCGCCCTCGGGGTCGAAGGACAGGATGTTGCAGAAGTGGGCGTTCATCAACAGTCGGGCGTTGTCGGCGATTTTTCCCAGCACCTTCTCCAGATCGGCCTCGTCGGCCAGGGTCATCGTGGTCTCGTAGAGCGTGCGGTACGTGTCCTCACTCCGCTCGAGCGCCTGATGGTTCTGCGCCCGCTTGATGGCGATGGAGGCCAGACGGGCGAAGATGGAGAGCTTGCCCAGGTCGGCCTCGTCGTAGAGCTTGCCCTCGCTCCCGATTGTGATGACGCCCAGAAGGGTATCGGAGTCCATCACGGGCTCGGAGATGACCGACTCGACCGAGTCCACCTCATCGTCGGTGCCCTCGACGTGCACCACGGGGCGGTCGGGGTCGGTGTAGTTCGAGATTTCCCCGGCGCGCTCCAGGGCCACATGGCCGGAAAGACCCATCCCCAGGGGGACTAGGAAGCCGAGGATGGCTTCCCGCTCACGGGGTGCGTTGGAGTAGAAGGGTACCAACACCTCGCGGGACGCGTCGTAGGTGAAGTACGTGCAGTAGATGGAGGAAAGGAGCCGGGTGGCCTGGTCGCAGATGACCGAGATGATTTTTTTTAGGTCGCTCTCGTCGGCCAGGGTGAGCGTGGTGTCGTAGAGCCGGTGGTAGGTCTCTTCGGATCGGGCAAGGTCCTCCAGATTCTCGGAGCGCAGGACGGCTATCTCCGCCTGCCGGGCGAAGATGGAGAGCTTCTTGACGTCCTCCTCGGTGAAGACGTCGTCCTCCTTGTTGATGGTGATGACGCCGATAACCCGCCCGGAGTCGAACATGGGCACGCTGAGGACCGATTCACGGGTGTCCACCTCCTCGCTGGTGCCCGGCACGTGGACGGAGATGTCGTCGGTGTCCCCGATGTTGAAGCAGACCCTCTCCCCGGTCTGGGCCACCCAGCCCGAGATGCCCTCCCCCACGGGTATATCGAAGGCCATTATCTCCTCCGACGCCGTGGGGTCGTTGCAGTAGATGGGCCTAAGGACGCCTAAGCCGTCGTCGAAACGGTACACGGTGCAGTCGGAGGCCCGGGCCAGAGACGCCGCCTGGTCGGCGATGACCTTGATCACCTTCAGGGGGTCGGTCTTGTCGGCCAGGGCCAGGGTGGTGGAGTAGAGGCTCTTGTATGTCTCCTCGGAGCGGGCCAGGTCCTCGGACTTGCGGGTCCTCTTCACCGCTATCTCCGCCTGGCGGGCGAAGACGGTCAGCTTCGCCAGGTCCACCTCGGAGAAGGTGGCGTCGAACTTACCGATGGTGATGACGCCCAGCACGCGCTCGCCGTCGAACATGGGCACGGAGATGAGCGACTCCTTTTCGTCCTCCTGGGTGTCGGTGCCCGGTATGTGGACCGAGATTGCCTTCTCGGGCTCGCCGGCGTTGGCTATGATGCCCACGCCGGTGAGGGCCACGTGGCCCGAGAGCCCCTCGCCGAGGGGTATCGCGAAGTCCTTGAATATCTCCTGGTAATCCTGGCGGGTGGAGTAGATGGGCCTGAGCACCTTGGCGCCCGAGTCCACCAGGAAGAAGATGCACTTGCGGCTCCCGAACATGATCGAGGCCTGGTTCGCGATGACCTCGATCACGTGGAAGAGGTCGGTGGAGTCGGCCAGGGCCAGGGTGGTCTCGTAGAGGCTGTGGTACGTGCGCTCACTGGCGGCCAGCTCCTCGGTGTTCTTGGTGCGCTTGACCGCGATTTCAGCCTGGCGGGCGAAGATGGAGAGCCTCGCCAGGTCATCGTCGGTGAACCCCCCGGTGAACTTGCCCAGGGTAATCACGCCCAAAACTTTCCCGCCGTCGAACATGGGCACGGAGATCAACGATTCGCTCGAATCCTCCCCCTCGTCGGTGCCCTCGACGTGGACCGAGACCTCGTCCACCTGGTCGGCGTTCAAGTACCGGCCGACGCCCGACTCGGCCACCCGACCCGACAGCCCCACTCCCAGGGGCACCTCGAAGCCCATGATGATGTCGCGGTAGTCGAGCCTGGTCGAGTAGATGGGGGTGAGCATCCGCCGGTCGGAATCCAGGAGCAGGAAGAGGCACTGCTGGGCGCCCAGAAGACCGGTGGCCTGCACGGCGATGACGGCGATGACGTCGGTGAGCTCGGTGGAGTCGGCCAGGGCCAGGGTGGTCTCGTAGAGGCTCTTGTAGGTCTCCTCGGAGACGGCCAGCGCCAGCTCCGTCTTCTTGCGGTCGGTTACGTCCTCGGTGATGATGACCACGCGGTTCACCGCGCCCCCCTCGTCCGCCAGGGCGTAGAAGTGCTGTGAGACCCACCGTGCGCCGCCGGACCGCGGTTGGGGCAGCTCGGCCTCGGGGATGTGCAGGTAGCCGCCGTCGGTATAAACGCGGCGGACCTCGGAGAGCCACTCGCCCAGGTATTCGTCCGCTTCGTCGAACTTGAGCTCCGTCCGCTCCCTCTTTAAGTCTTCCTCCATCTCCCCCGGCGAGACGGCCCAGATGTGCCTCCACGCCTCGTTGCAAGACAGGAGCCCGCCGTTCGAGTCTCGCACCGATACGCCCAGGGGGGAGCTTGCGATCAGCGCCCGGCTGAACTCCTCCGACTCACTCAAGCGCTCCTGGGCCAGCTTGCGCTCGGTCACGTCCTCGAGGATGCCGTCTATGTGCCGGCCCTTCCCCCGTTCGTCCCGGACCAGGGTGGCGTTGAGCGAGGCCCAGAAGACGGAACCGTCCCTCGTCCTCTGCCGGACGCAGAAATCGGTCACGAAGCCCTTCGTCGTCAGGGACTCCACGAACTCCCGGCGCTCCAGAGGGTCCACGTAGTAGTCGCCCACGTTGACCGTCAACATCTCGTCCTCGGAGGCGTAGCCGAACATGGCGCAGAGCGCCGGGTTGGCCGACAGCACATCCCCGTCGGGCGTCGTGCGGAAGATGCCCACGGGGATGTTCTCCTGAAGCGAGCGGTACCGCTCCTCGGAATCGCGCAGGGCCACCTCGGTCAGCTTCTCCCGGGTGACATCCCGGACGACGGTGACCACCCGGTCCACCCGGTCGCCCTTAAACACTGGGATCTTGCGGGTCAGGGTGCGTATCTCCCGCCCGCCGATGACGCTCTTCTCCTCGGTCTGGAGCGTCTCGCCGCCGGCGAATACCTTCCCGTACTCGGCCCGGACGCTCTCGGGGAGGAACCCGAAGGCCCCGTAGACGGTCTTGCCCACAAAGCACGGGTCCAAGCCCAGCCCCTCCACCCACCGGGTGAGGTTCTTGTTGGCCAGGGTGATGCGGAGCTGGGAATCCACGACGTGGATGGCGTCCCCCATGGAGTCCAGGGTCGTGCGATACCGCTCCTCGGACTCGCTCAGGCGCTCCAGGGCGGCCTTCCGCTCGCTCTGGTCCGCCAGGATGCCGTCGTGGAATACGACCTCGCCGTCCGCGTCCCGCACCGCCCGGACGTTTATGAGCACCCAGAAACGGGAGCCGTCCCGACGGAGCATCTGGGCCTCGAAGTCGGTCACCACGTCCTGGACACCCAGGAGGGCGTTCAGCTCGCGGCGCCGCTCCGGCGAGGCGTAGAGGGCGATCACGTCCACTTCGAGCATCTCCTCGGGGGACGGGTAGCCGAACATCCTCACGAAGGCGGGGTTGACGGAGACGATCCGGCCGTCGTGCGTCACCCGGAACACCGCCACCGGAATGTTGTCCTGGAGGGAGTGGTACCGCTCCAGGGACTCCTCGAGCGCCTCCGACGCCCGGACGCTCTTAGTGATGTCGAAGCAGTTCCCCAGGTAGGCGGTCTGGCCGCCGTAGGGGACAGGCCGGGCGCCGACCAGAAGGACCGCCGTTTCGCCGTCCTTCTTTTTGATCCGCATCGTGTACCGGCTGGGGATATCCTCGCCCGATTGGCGGGCCAAAGCGCGCCGGTCGAGGAAGTCGCGGTCCTCCTCGTGGACCAAAACGCCGGTGTCCAGGGCCAACAGTTCCTTATTGGTGTAGCCGGTGATTTCGGCCATCTCGTCGTTGACGTAGAGGAAGTGCGCGTCCCGGTAGATGTAAACCCCGACGATGGCCCCCTCGCTAAGGACGCGGTAGCGCTCCTCGGACTCCCTTAAGCGCTCCTCGGCCAGCTTGCGCAGGGTGATGTCGCGGGACACGCCGATGATGGTGGTGGCCTTCCCCGCCTCGTCGTACACCACGGTGCGGGCATCGGACAGCCAGCGGTACTCTCCGTCCGCGTGGAGCAGGCGGTACTCGATGACCGGATTCTCCACCGCTCCGCGGGCGTTGTCCCGCAGCGCCTCCGCGTCCGCCACGACCCCGGCCACGTCGTCGGGGTGGATCCGCTTCGCCAGCTCGCCCGACTTCGCCATCTCGACGAACTGCTCGACCCCGTAGCCGAGGATTTTCACCAAGGCCGGGGAGAGGTACGCGTAGCTCTCGTCCTCCAGGTTCACCCGGTAGAAGAGGTCGTTGGTGTTTTCCACCAGGAAGCGGTACCTCTTCTCGGATTCGCGGAGCGCCTCCTCGGCCCGCACGCTCTCGGTGATGTCCACGCAGTTGCCCAGGTTCGCCGCGCCGCCCTCGCCCCCGGAGCTCGGGAGATTCCTCACCCGAAGCTCGACCACGCGGAGCTCGCCGTCCTTCCGACGAACGTGCATCCGGTAATTCGAGGGCACATCCTCGCCGCGCGCCTGCGCCTCGTTGAGCCGGCGAACGTACTCCCGGTCTTCCTCGGGGACGATGCCCCACGGATTCATCCCCAGGAGCTCCTCCCGACCGTAGCCGGTTATCTCCTCCATCCGGGGGTTGGCGAAGACGAAGCGGTCGTCCTTGAATATGTAGACGCCGACGAGCGCTTCCTCGGTGTAGGTGCGGTAGAGCTCCTCGGACGCCTTCAGCGCCACCTCGGTCCGCTTGCGCAGGGTGATGTCGCTGCCCGCTCCGATGAAGCTCCGTATCCAGCCGTCCGGATCCGTCAGCGGGATGAGGCGGATCTCGAAGTATTTTTTCAGGGCCCCCTCGCCGAAGCAGATATCGTTGGTGTGCACGCGACCCAGCTTCGCCCACTCGTAGGAATGCCTGATTCTCGCGCATTCATCCGGCGGGTGCAGGGCGGATACGGGCCTCCCGTTGTAGTGCTCGGGGGTGTGCCCCTCCACCGCGGCGAAGGCGTCGTTGACCTGCTCGTAGTGGAGCTCGCCGTCCGGCCCCTCCCTCACCGACCACAGGAGGACGTCCACCCCCTCGAAGAGCGCCCGGAGCTCCCGCAGGTGTCGGTCCCGGTCCTCCTCGGTCCGCACGTGCTCGGTGATGTCCACGCAGTTGCCCAGGCTGGCTATGCCAGAGTCGGCGAACCGGAGCGAAGCGGAGGATTGCGTTGCAAACCGAGGGAGCCGCTGCGCCCGGAGCTCGAGCACCCGCACCTCGCCGTC
Encoded here:
- a CDS encoding PAS domain S-box protein; the protein is LLAAGLRQSEELYRTFTEEALVGVYIIEKDRFVFANRRMEEITGYSREELLRLDPMGIVLEEDRDGHLRERGEARARGEEVPSTYRMRIRRKDGEVRVLELRAQRLPRFATQSSASLRFADSGIASLGNCVDITEHVRTEEDRDRHLRELRALFEGVDVLLWSVREGPDGELHYEQVNDAFAAVEGHTPEHYNGRPVSALHPPDECARIRHSYEWAKLGRVHTNDICFGEGALKKYFEIRLIPLTDPDGWIRSFIGAGSDITLRKRTEVALKASEELYRTYTEEALVGVYIFKDDRFVFANPRMEEITGYGREELLGMNPWGIVPEEDREYVRRLNEAQARGEDVPSNYRMHVRRKDGELRVVELRVRNLPSSGGEGGAANLGNCVDITESVRAEEALRESEKRYRFLVENTNDLFYRVNLEDESYAYLSPALVKILGYGVEQFVEMAKSGELAKRIHPDDVAGVVADAEALRDNARGAVENPVIEYRLLHADGEYRWLSDARTVVYDEAGKATTIIGVSRDITLRKLAEERLRESEERYRVLSEGAIVGVYIYRDAHFLYVNDEMAEITGYTNKELLALDTGVLVHEEDRDFLDRRALARQSGEDIPSRYTMRIKKKDGETAVLLVGARPVPYGGQTAYLGNCFDITKSVRASEALEESLERYHSLQDNIPVAVFRVTHDGRIVSVNPAFVRMFGYPSPEEMLEVDVIALYASPERRRELNALLGVQDVVTDFEAQMLRRDGSRFWVLINVRAVRDADGEVVFHDGILADQSERKAALERLSESEERYRTTLDSMGDAIHVVDSQLRITLANKNLTRWVEGLGLDPCFVGKTVYGAFGFLPESVRAEYGKVFAGGETLQTEEKSVIGGREIRTLTRKIPVFKGDRVDRVVTVVRDVTREKLTEVALRDSEERYRSLQENIPVGIFRTTPDGDVLSANPALCAMFGYASEDEMLTVNVGDYYVDPLERREFVESLTTKGFVTDFCVRQRTRDGSVFWASLNATLVRDERGKGRHIDGILEDVTERKLAQERLSESEEFSRALIASSPLGVSVRDSNGGLLSCNEAWRHIWAVSPGEMEEDLKRERTELKFDEADEYLGEWLSEVRRVYTDGGYLHIPEAELPQPRSGGARWVSQHFYALADEGGAVNRVVIITEDVTDRKKTELALAVSEETYKSLYETTLALADSTELTDVIAVIAVQATGLLGAQQCLFLLLDSDRRMLTPIYSTRLDYRDIIMGFEVPLGVGLSGRVAESGVGRYLNADQVDEVSVHVEGTDEGEDSSESLISVPMFDGGKVLGVITLGKFTGGFTDDDLARLSIFARQAEIAVKRTKNTEELAASERTYHSLYETTLALADSTDLFHVIEVIANQASIMFGSRKCIFFLVDSGAKVLRPIYSTRQDYQEIFKDFAIPLGEGLSGHVALTGVGIIANAGEPEKAISVHIPGTDTQEDEKESLISVPMFDGERVLGVITIGKFDATFSEVDLAKLTVFARQAEIAVKRTRKSEDLARSEETYKSLYSTTLALADKTDPLKVIKVIADQAASLARASDCTVYRFDDGLGVLRPIYCNDPTASEEIMAFDIPVGEGISGWVAQTGERVCFNIGDTDDISVHVPGTSEEVDTRESVLSVPMFDSGRVIGVITINKEDDVFTEEDVKKLSIFARQAEIAVLRSENLEDLARSEETYHRLYDTTLTLADESDLKKIISVICDQATRLLSSIYCTYFTYDASREVLVPFYSNAPREREAILGFLVPLGMGLSGHVALERAGEISNYTDPDRPVVHVEGTDDEVDSVESVISEPVMDSDTLLGVITIGSEGKLYDEADLGKLSIFARLASIAIKRAQNHQALERSEDTYRTLYETTMTLADEADLEKVLGKIADNARLLMNAHFCNILSFDPEGGAPPGVLTPIYTNAPTSRDELMAFRVPLGVGLCGKVAQLRRGSYSNFCDPDRPVVHIEDTDDSEEHRESVLGEPIMDGETLLGVFLIHALDRVFTDDDLAKVRVFARLTSVALKRSQYLEALEESEEKYRSLVEQATDGVVIVQDFRFVFVNTAMLAMSGYDSRGMLGKSFFDFIAPEDRPRLKDFYERRMRGEEVPSIYEVAGMHKGGHTVPLELNVGLIQYSGAPADLVIVRDVTERKRAEELLRESEERYRSIWTKSPIGICLSDRMGEVTMANPALSQMLGFEEEGLIGKKFYDLIVPEEPGEIGELLEETLDTQVYQDKLAIFSGKPTELTLLKKSGDSIPVEMNIDFITHDKSIQYMISLITDITERKKAEEALANYSADLEREVDAKTAQLQAARRYLREVIDASPDLVTVVDAEGRLEILNRAASLATGYVEDEVRGKPIGTFYFDRDRDTVAEMTRRLDSGRPSTVRQVDMRTKDGSPITVELSVSPLVDEKGRFTGSVAVGRDIRELEDLRRALSRSEKLAATGKLAADIAHEVNNPLGIITNYLQIAKGDLEPASEPYKTIGVVEEEVHRIARIISGLLDFYRPESAYLESTSVNRLVEDLLMLVGIQLEKQGIAVEKDLQDDLPGVLVAPDQLRQVLLNLVTNAQDAMPSGGTLSVRTFISDGRVVISFSDSGIGIPQENLPYIFDPFFTTKGKKGTGLGLSVSYGIVQSFDGMMEAQSGTGEGTTFTISLPAREG